The Gadus macrocephalus chromosome 20, ASM3116895v1 genome includes a region encoding these proteins:
- the LOC132449162 gene encoding sterol 26-hydroxylase, mitochondrial translates to MFAGSLHIGSLACRREHVNGIQRLSSIFDYSMRCRRDIASSTTSVVEHNKQKTIDDLDGPSFVRTLYWLIGKGYLSLSHQMQIEHSKIYGPLWKSKFGSMVLVNVANADMIAQVMRQEGRHPIRTDMPHWRFYREIRNKAYGPLSQNGAEWLHIRSVLNPALLKPVHVSRYTNTLNMVVTDFINRATWLRENTGQGIVVHNLADELYKFAFEGICSVLFETRMGCLNEVFPEETQKFISSVGEMFRVSMIILLFPKFLWPYNPIWKQFVAAWDHIFKVADKLVQQKIGSIQEKVRLGETVEGEYLTHLLLSDQMTLEEILASITELLVAGVDTTSNTVAWALYLLAAHPEIQERLYQEVISVCPRGKIPTSDDFSNMPYLKAVIRETLRLYPVVPGNARVTAEKEIMVGDYLFPKRTLFHLCHYAVSYDESVFPEPHAFRPSRWLRGDTSQPRSHPFGSIPFGFGIRACLGRRLAELEMYLLMSRLMQHFEVRPDPSGCKVEAVTRTLHCPAQPMNLQFIDRKD, encoded by the exons ATGTTCGCCGGTTCACTACATATCGGAAGTCTTGCATGTAGACGAGAACACGTAAACGGGATCCAAAGATTATCCTCTATTTTTGATTACAGCATGCGTTGCAGACGCGACATCGCATCCAGCACCACCTCTGTTGTTGAGCATAACAAGCAGAAAACGATAGACGATTTGGACGGACCGAGTTTCGTGAGAACTTTATATTGGCTTATTGGTAAAGGATATTTATCATTATCACATCAAATGCAA ATTGAACACAGCAAGATCTACGGCCCTCTGTGGAAGTCCAAATTCGGCTCAATGGTCCTGGTGAACGTGGCCAACGCGGACATGATCGCGCAGGTGATGAGGCAGGAGGGACGCCATCCCATCAGGACGGACATGCCTCACTGGAGGTTCTACCGAGAGATCCGAAACAAGGCGTATGGACCCCTGTCCCA AAACGGAGCCGAGTGGTTGCACATTCGCAGCGTTCTCAACCCAGCCTTGCTCAAGCCTGTGCATGTGTCGCGGTACACCAACACCCTCAACATGGTCGTGACAGACTTCATCAATAGGGCCACCTGGCTGAGGGAGAATACGGGCCAGGGTATCGTAGTCCACAACCTGGCCGATGAGCTCTACAAGTTTGCTTTTGAAG GGATCTGCTCGGTGCTATTTGAGACCCGGATGGGCTGTCTGAACGAAGTGTTTCCAGAGGAGACTCAAAAGTTCATCAGCTCTGTGGGGGAGATGTTTCGTGTGTCTATGATTATCCTCCTGTTCCCCAAGTTTCTTTGGCCCTACAATCCGATTTGGAAGCAATTTGTTGCAGCCTGGGACCACATCTTTAAAGTTG CGGATAAACTGGTGCAGCAGAAGATTGGCTCCATCCAGGAGAAGGTGCGTCTGGGTGAGACTGTGGAGGGAGAGTATCTTACCCATCTGCTGCTCAGTGACCAGATGACCCTGGAGGAGATCCTGGCCAGCATCACTGAGCTCCTGGTGGCCGGAGTGGACACG ACGTCAAACACCGTGGCATGGGCTCTGTATCTGCTGGCCGCACACCCAGAGATCCAGGAAAGATTGTACCAGGAGGTGATCAGCGTATGCCCCAGAGGCAAAATCCCCACAAGCGATGACTTCTCAAACATGCCCTACCTCAAGGCTGTCATAAGAGAGACTTTACG ACTATACCCAGTGGTACCAGGGAACGCCCGCGTCACCGCTGAAAAGGAGATCATGGTCGGAGATTACCTCTTCCCCAAAAGG ACCCTGTTCCACCTGTGTCACTACGCCGTGTCCTACGATGAGAGCGTCTTCCCGGAGCCGCACGCCTTCAGGCCCTCCCGCTGGCTCCGCGGAGACACCAGCCAGCCCCGGAGCCACCCGTTCGGCTCCATCCCGTTCGGCTTCGGGATCCGGGCCTGCCTGGGTCGGAGGCTGGCCGAGCTGGAGATGTACCTGTTGATGTCCAGG
- the eaf2 gene encoding ELL-associated factor 2, translating into MNGTAYANFDNQEHVLKLGETFEKHPKTAYHTVRYDFKPASIDTTCEGELEVGKGEQVTITLPNLEGSTAPVTVFKGSKRPYMKECILIVNHDTGEYRLEKLNSNIAVKKTRAEGSSKVQSRLEQQTSRLSQQVKCGGSGTKAPPSSIAGEGPPPPKEKMFPMDASPMDDIERELMEEAQGMDQMSSGDSSSDSNSSSSSSSDDSSSDEEGGRRRSSPSAQAQAQAQAPAPALAPAAPAIPSPTLHSMPVLITGNPPAGAPQPPGRPEESGGGGGAVHINTLKNDLQLSESGSESDSD; encoded by the exons ATGAATGGGACGGCATATGCTAACTTTGACAACCAAGAACACGTCCTGAAATTAGGGGAGACGTTTGAGAAACACCCTAAAACTGCATACCACACAGTGCGAT ATGACTTCAAACCGGCGTCCATTGATACAACATGTGAAGGCGAACTTGAAGTGGGCAAGGGAGAGCAAGTAACCATCACTCTCCCCAACTTGGAG GGTTCCACCGCCCCGGTCACGGTATTCAAAGGATCCAAGAGGCCCTACATGAAAGAATGCATCCTCATTGTGAACCACGACACCGGAGAGTACCGCCTGGAGAAACTCAACAGCAACATAGCAGTCAAAAAGACCAG GGCTGAGGGGAGCAGTAAGGTCCAGTCCCGTCTGGAGCAGCAGACCAGCCGGCTGAGCCAGCAGGTGAAATGTGGGGGCAGCGGGACCAAGGCGCCCCCCAGCAGCATCGCTGGGGAggggccccctccccccaaagaGAAGATGTTCCCCATGGACGCGTCACCCATGGACGACATCGAGAGAG agctgatggaggaggctCAGGGCATGGACCAGATGAGCAGCGGCGACAGCTCCTCTGACTCCAACAGCTCCTCCTCGTCCAGCAGCGACGACAGCTCCAGCGACGAGGAGGGGGGCCGGCGACGCTCGTCCCCCtcagcccaggcccaggcccaggcccaggccccggccccggccctggCCCCGGCGGCGCCCGCCATCCCCTCCCCGACACTCCACAGCATGCCCGTCCTCATCACAGGGAACCCCCCGGCCGGTGCGCCCCAGCCCCCCGGCCGCCCGGAGGagagcggcgggggcgggggggcggtccACATCAACACGCTCA AGAACGATCTCCAGCTCAGCGAGTCAGGAAGCGAAAGTGACAGTGACTGA